Part of the Nicotiana sylvestris chromosome 2, ASM39365v2, whole genome shotgun sequence genome, gcATGGTCATGTTGGCTTGGGTTATtctatcagattaagtcttccgcttgttttTATTTTACGTTAATGTTTTACTGTTGATTGcatgttagtttaaattgtttaaaaggcaaaataaaagagttaggGATTCTATATTatgcggcttgcctagctttcacgagtaggcgccatcatgactctcgagggtgggaaattcgggtcgtgacagctaGGAATGGTTTAGGTTCTTGGTTTCTAGCCTGAAGCAGTTTCAACATGTCCTGAAGAATGccttcattcttctccttttttctttGCTAGCTCATTCCTGAGAACATCCATCTCAGTTTCTACTTCAGCCAGCCTCTTATTCAGCCTCTCAATCTTAGAATTCTTAGCCCCATTCTCCTGCATCAAGGCTCTCACTTTGCTATTCACATGCACATTcatggatgaaccaggttctttggAAGCAGTATGGACCTCATAGTCATATGTAGTCAAAGTGTTAGCCCTAAAGTGATCTTTGCTTGTGCTAACATCCCATTTCTTAAGGGGTACCTTGAAGTGAGCAAGCACAATAGTGAAAATGAATCCATATGGTATGGCGTGAGTATTGGTGCAAGTTAGAACCCTATCAAGGAGATGGATGATAAATCCCGGTCAATTGAGCTGCCTCCCACTATCCAGGCACTTCATAAGGACCAGGTCTATGAAGGTGGCAATGTGCCTTCTTTTCTGCCTGGGCAACACAACTttattgaaaaattcaaaaaacaactTGTGGGCAGGCCTTATCTCACTTTTGTACACAACCTTGGGCTGTAGCTCTAACTCATTGTCAAAAATATTTCTTGTAATGGCAAAGGAGGTCGGTAGATTTTCTAGGCTTGGCCATTTCAGCTTTTTGTAATCATTGTATCATTCAGCAGGTACCCCTGAATCTCTCCCATATCCTTGTCGTCAAAGCGCACAGTCATCCCTTTCACCACACTGGTGACTCTTCCATTCTTGATTTAACAATTTGCCATGAACTCCACAATCTCAGTTATGGCAAGTCTTCCTTCCATATGAAGGAACATGTCCTTCCAACCTTGACATTCTAGCTTCTCCAGCAGCATCATCATTCATTCCTCCTTCAAGTCCCTGAGGAGTCTACTTTTCAAAATAGTTATTTTACCAATGTTGTCCTGCTCTTTATcggttttctcttcttcttcactttCCTCTTCCTACACTACTTATATTTTCCTAGATTTTCAAACCTAGTTTTTTTTGCCAAGGTAGAAGGCCCTGCATCAACAATTTTTGAAGGAAACTTATTTTTGAaagtctttttcttttccttagaGTCATAACCTCCACCTCCTCTGCCTTGTCTTCGTCATGAAGAACCAGGTCAAGGTAGAAGGCCCTGCATCAACAATCTTTGAAGGAGACTTATTTTTGAAAGTCTTTTTATTTTCCTTAGAGTCACAACCTCCACCTCCTCTGCCTTGTCTTCGTCATGAAGAACCAGGTCAATATCCTCAATTTCAATTGCCTTAACAGGCTCACTCACTTTCTTATTCCCTTTGTAACAACTTTTTTTTACTCTCTTCTAAGGCTCTTTCCAGTTCAGCCTCAATCCACTTTTTCTGACTCCTTGTTGCTCTTCCTCTTGTATGAGGAGTCTCTACAGGGATAGAAGAGATAGTCTTTCTCTTCTTGTTTGCCCTAGCAGTTCCAAGGATTTTAACTCCtgaacttttcttctttttcggATTGTAGCTTTCAGACACTCGTTTCAATAAGCCGTCGAGGGTTCCTACACAGATGGAACAGGTTCTTGGAACCTCTTCCTCAGCCTAACCAACCCATCAGCTGCACTTGTATTACCAGACCACTACCCCTTCTCTCCAACTTTCTTCCTCCTCAATATCTTCCTTACTCTATAACACTATAGCCCCTATTTCCTCAGTCGACCCAGCAAGAATATGTGAAGATTCAACCACTCCTTATTTTCCCTTTCCCCTCACATCACCTTGAGCACcctcactctctttttcttttttctttttatttctaccACCAATTTTTTCAGATTCAGTGGTCTCTACCCCAACAATAGTTCCAACTAAAACAAATTTGTTCTCCAAATTCCCAGCAACTCCAAAAATTATCTCAGACGCAATATTAGGACCATATGTTACCTGCTCTATTTCAGATAAAACAATTTCTTCCTCCTCAGTTGCAGACTTACATGATTCTTCAGATTTTTGGGGTTCTTCTGCCTGGCTTGCTTATTTATTTTCTTGATTCGTTCTCCTTCAGCGACTACTTTACGAGCAATCATCTTGAACCTTCCTTTCTTAGAGGTGGGTGTGGTAGAAGGTGTGATAGATGGTGTAGGTGATGATTCTTTGGGGTGGTGAAGAAGGAATTTCAGAAGggcttgtgtcacgacccaaaccgatgggccgcaacaggcacccggtaccttacacAACCGAGTAcctacataacgtatctttcgtaTCATAATATCATAGGTAAGTGAGCCAGAGAGGCTGTCATGAGATAAGTATAATAAAACATGAGGAAATACTCGACATTGGATGACTCAACAcgtaatccaaacttatacatatgacgtacaggcctataaggccagcatgatcctttatatactcaaaacataggccaacaaggtcatacaagtatccgtatacatgatatatgtctacaagcctctaagaatacgtaatatcataaaggtcgagtcAGTGCCCCTCAATAAAaatcaatacatgtactaatcatactgaccaaataggcaactccggagcaaatggagcgcacaaACACCTTTCACTGAGTTGATAGCTTACTTGGAGGGCTCataacctgtctatcgggatctgcggtcatgaaacgcagcgtccccaagcaaagggacgtcagtacaaataatgtaccgaatatgtaaggaatgaaaattagtaaataatagacatgagagaaacatggagtaaaagactcaacatgtatatctggataattttgtaaatcatgaaatacttatagtgtcgtACATAtacgtatgaatatcatgtcgtgcataggtacatgtgttcataacatcatcatgcctctgagggcatcccatcatatcatctcggccattgtgagcaaaatcatcaacgtatatcccatatatatatatatatatatatatatatatatatagagagagagagagagagagatagatatatgtgtatataatatCATCtggtatagatagatagatagatatatatacgtgtatataatatCATCTGGTTAtaggtcaatgtgcatgtataaatgcatgaaatgcatatgaaaatacgttaataaaatctctcggtacgtcataagaccattatgcctcttattaatatcatgaagtaaactttaccaacttattACCCTAAATGTTCATGTTTAGTTAATTACTCGACATAAACAaattttgtttacaaaatatatacatttcaCCTTAAAAGACTCTCAATTCATTAATTGTATCTTCAAtcaagggatttagttacaccattttccttttttatctcCTCTCTCCCATCTTCTCTCCAGATGCAATTGAATGTGCACCAAACTGTTTAATACTGACACTTTGATTTATGCTTCGGAAACTTGAACATCCCTCATTGTTTTGTATTGCTACGAGAGAGTTCACCATAAGAAGCaacactttctttttttttaaataagcaAAAGGGAATtcaaagaaatgaaaaatcatgTCACAATCCAACAATTGGCCCAACTGACAGAAAATCAGTTAAccataaaatagaaaaaaaatagtcGGCATTGATATTAATCTATGCTTCCCTTGACACATCCATTGAATATCAGTAAAGCAATGCTCGCAACGCCTCGGAAAGCAATTCTCTAATCACTTTTTGCACAGAAAATTCATAAAGGAGACTCCagttaataaatatttttttccgCCTTAATATACGGTAATCTTCCTATACGAAAATCAATAATTACCATCTTCTCAATGTCTAACATCTGTAATAGGAATAAAATATCGAATCAAATTATAATACCAATCACCAAATATCCACCAGTCTTAATTTCACACTTACATTTAGTCTGTTCTTCTATAAATAAACAAGCCAAAAATCTGTACCAATACATCCTTTTAAAGTTCACAAAAGAAGTTTCAATTTTATAAGAAAATAGATGAAAATGGCTTCAGATTCAGCCACTTCTCTGTTCTTGACCCTATTCCTTATTAcacaaatataatttttatacaaatgTTATACAATATGTGTTTTGTATACTTTGTATCTCATTTATACATTATAAAagtaaatttcatacaactaattatatattatacaacgtatctacaacttatctataTTATTTAtacccagttatatacaactacaatatcttACCACTTAGATACaatttatacaaattttatacaatatgtcttttgtatattttgtacctgatttatacatagtaaaaacaaatttcatacaactaattatatattatacaacttatctacaactttcatatattatttctactcagttatatacaactacaatatcatacaacttaaatataatttttatacaatatttgttcaactttcatacactaatatatatatatatatatatatatatatatatatatatatatatatatatatatatatatatataaacaacagaatatcatttttctacaactttactacaatttctgcagtataatgtatgtcattccttcttcttcttcttcgagtttcaatctaaaattcagccaaaatcaagtctaatcttcaccaaaacacccttaaaattgagatataaactccaaacaatattcccaattgtttgcaacagcacccaatccaaacaaataatggtttttgaaaatccaaattcgaattcaaagtttcaaagttttttaatggctgtcaatggtggaattgctgctctcttttcctttgctttacattactggaattagggattgagagatagagagagacgtagagagaattctcaattgtttgcaacaacacccaattcaaacaaataatattttttgaaaacccaaattcgaattcaaaacttctttgctgctctctttttctttgctctacattactggaattagggattgagagaaatagagagagacagagagagcGCATGAGGGGGAGAGAATAAGGACGGGAAATAATTGATTCCTAATATAAAAAGAGACTCATTTAATTCCTAAAGTGTATATAATTGGTCAATTTGTATATATGAGgtaattaaattgaaacttgagtagggagagtaataaagtttccaatagtgtatagGTATGTAACATCCCTTTATTTAAATACTTTCTCTAAAATATTGCTAGAAACACTATTAGAAACAAATATAAGAAAAAACAAGTGACAGATGGTCAATTAAATAAAGTAATATTGCGGACACATTTGTCATTTTCCAAATCTTGTCAAGTTTGGGAAATTTTTTAAAACATTGTGTTTGTGGTTATTTCAACCGAAATCTCCTATTTGCTTGCTCCTTTCACACTTGCATCTCCTCAACAATGACCATAATGTAATAGCACAACCTTATGTATTGATGCTAGCTAATATATGTATCTGTTTTGGAACCAAAAAAAGTAGTAATAAGATGCAACACTGTAACAGCCACAATTAGTTGACATTTGCCACTAGATAAGAAGACAAGATTTGTTGGCATAGCCAATTTCATCCACAGCCTACTCACTCGGGTTCAAGCAATGTGGTGGCTAGTATGTACATATTACATATACAATCAACAGTAGATGTGATATAATCACACAATAGTCTATATGGCAATAACATCTCTTAGACCAAATCTCAATATAAGCAAATACACACACCATGATGATCGCGTCTCCTTCGCGTTTATAAGTTCACACTTTAAGCATAACCTTGGGATAGGGTTCTCTTCTGttgaaaacatcatttagaaCTGTTTTTGAGATTAAAGAAGCTTTCAGCAAATTCAAGGCCTGCAGAAGTTAATACCATCAACGACGATTcgataaaattattaaataaaccACGCATGTTAGGTCCATTGTACATTTGAATCTTTTTGGCAGTCTCCATAATGTATAAatgaatttatggttttcaaccTGCGTTCTTCTGCTTCTGCTCAAGTTATCATTACTTTCTACGTTATAGTCAGTTCAATTCTATCATTTGCTTGCAACTTTTATGATGTGCAGAAGCCTCTTAACTCTCTGCCGACTGATTTAACAAGTTTAGAAGATGCCAATTTTCCATAGAGGCCCTTCTTTTCTagcttctctttctttcttctgtTTTCCAATTTGGGGGTTGCATTGGTGGATGAAGGGTGGCTTCCAAGGGTACCCCGCTTCAGATTCATTCTTATTCAGAGGACTATGAGAATCAAGCTTTTCTTTTCCCCTCCagtaagtgcatagaggggagTGGGCATTCAGCTATTGAGAGGACTCCTATTGTCTTTCTTTTGTTATAGTGGAGTCTCTGACCCCATTTTGTTGCACTACTGGAGATGACCCCCGGCCAACTACTTTCTCAAGCGAAAATGGAAACAAGCCTACTAAGTGATTCCATTTATCACTTACGTTATTTCTAAAGTCagaaataaatttttagaatTTAAGCACGAAATGATTGTTAATCTCAAAATGTATTATGTTCACCCACCATAATAAGAGCAAACCCAAAAAGAATTCCAAATGTCTAGCAACAGATAATGAAAGGGATCAAGTAGAAGGCATACCTCATACTCTCCAATGAATACAGTGCGCTCCTCCAAGTCACTGGTTGACACCTTCATTTGATTAAGAAGAGTTATGATTGAGGTAGAGGAAAACTGAGTCACTAGAAGATTATCCAATATCATAAATGTTGCAGGTCCTTTCAAGTATCCTTCACCCTTTATAGTTTCTCCTGATGGAGATTTCGGGTCCAAAATGATCGCCAAACGTCTAGCTTCTTCCTCAGACTCTATTGATTCCAAAGTGACAGCTAAATTGCTTGCTTTTTCCTCATATTCTATCGATGATTCCTCGATTTTTTTAGCGTTCCTTACTAATTCTAAACCTCCATAGCGATCATATCTGTATTTTGGGCATTCCTCTTCCACCCGAAGAATATGACTGTCAAAACCAGAGTATGGGAACAATTTCGGAGAGAGTAGCCTAGTTTTGCACTCTTCTGATTTCATATAGTTTTCTGAACTCAAATTTTCAGCACCCTTGTACAAATTATCGATGCACCCAAGTCTTGAGTTGCCACCTAGAAGCTTTACCACAGCCCCTAAAGGGAAGGCAAGGAAACTGAAAAGGAAGTCTACAAGCTTGACCCCAGCTTCCGCATACAGAACTTTTTGCTTACTTTTGCTTACTATAAGCTTCAGGCTCACACTATTTGAGTTTTGAGACACGGCCTTCTTGTCTAACTTGGCAGTTAGGGAATCTTCAAACTTTGATGTATCTTTCACCCAATTCCCCTGGCTATTCAATACCATATTTGTCAAAGGTGTCTTGGAGAGCAATGAAACTTTCAGCAGTTGAAGCACCTACATTAGGTTATGCATCAAGTGATGAGGTAGGGAAGTTAAC contains:
- the LOC104213945 gene encoding uncharacterized protein isoform X1; the protein is MSTRRHQSDEDPPVIKLKVMIDKTRNRVIFAESDHEFIETLFSFLTVPLGAVLRLLDKDMVQLGSISRIYASVYSLEPRFLRTSYCKSMLIMPRNASEVQCEKLKLNVDHSEIAGKLFACSSYSCDDFYSLFENAHCRCGSPMRSPRSVNMKGEDTSSGGEGGDGVFLKSGAASFMITDDLQIMPASTASLTALFEKLGVSDKNEIEAKTVEVGTKEVLQLLKVSLLSKTPLTNMVLNSQGNWVKDTSKFEDSLTAKLDKKAVSQNSNSVSLKLIVSKSKQKVLYAEAGVKLVDFLFSFLAFPLGAVVKLLGGNSRLGCIDNLYKGAENLSSENYMKSEECKTRLLSPKLFPYSGFDSHILRVEEECPKYRYDRYGGLELVRNAKKIEESSIEYEEKASNLAVTLESIESEEEARRLAIILDPKSPSGETIKGEGYLKGPATFMILDNLLVTQFSSTSIITLLNQMKVSTSDLEERTVFIGEYEALNLLKASLISKTVLNDVFNRREPYPKVMLKV
- the LOC104213945 gene encoding uncharacterized protein isoform X2, with translation MVQLGSISRIYASVYSLEPRFLRTSYCKSMLIMPRNASEVQCEKLKLNVDHSEIAGKLFACSSYSCDDFYSLFENAHCRCGSPMRSPRSVNMKGEDTSSGGEGGDGVFLKSGAASFMITDDLQIMPASTASLTALFEKLGVSDKNEIEAKTVEVGTKEVLQLLKVSLLSKTPLTNMVLNSQGNWVKDTSKFEDSLTAKLDKKAVSQNSNSVSLKLIVSKSKQKVLYAEAGVKLVDFLFSFLAFPLGAVVKLLGGNSRLGCIDNLYKGAENLSSENYMKSEECKTRLLSPKLFPYSGFDSHILRVEEECPKYRYDRYGGLELVRNAKKIEESSIEYEEKASNLAVTLESIESEEEARRLAIILDPKSPSGETIKGEGYLKGPATFMILDNLLVTQFSSTSIITLLNQMKVSTSDLEERTVFIGEYEALNLLKASLISKTVLNDVFNRREPYPKVMLKV